In a single window of the Diospyros lotus cultivar Yz01 chromosome 10, ASM1463336v1, whole genome shotgun sequence genome:
- the LOC127811005 gene encoding G-type lectin S-receptor-like serine/threonine-protein kinase At2g19130 isoform X2, with protein sequence MLLVFFLAFSLNTRLSFGADTISANQSLSGDQTIVSAGGNFELGFYAPGNPSKYYICMWYKKVSTRTVAWVANRESPVSDNRSSQLKIIDGNLVLLNERKLQVWSTNQSSTTSNSVVAVLGDDGNLVLREGSKSDSTEPIWQSFDHPTDTWLPGAKISYNWVTKTHQRLTSWKNSEDPAPGLFSLSLDANKSEYLIRRNGTEPYWTSGPWNGQTFSSVPELKNIIRYKYNFSFIHNKNESYFTYFIDDPSIISRFIMDTSGQVKGVTWVENSKAWNLFWSQPQRQCEVYDLCGAFGTCDEIIKQACSCLKGFRPRSDSDWKLNDHSGGCVRNSQLQCETSGAANKERDRFWKYPDMNSPENAQTVAVGSEAECETSCLGNCSCTAYAYDSNACSIWIGELVNVKLLSGNGKTLYIKLAASEFSSSKNNKGTIIGAVAGSIVVIALLGVVFAVFWRRQRRSVGSTKAAEGSLIAFGYRDLQHATKNFSEKLGGGGFGSVFKGTLPDSTVVAVKKLESIIQGEKQFRTEVSTIGTIQHINLVWLRGFCSEGNRKLVVYDYMQNGSLNSHLFHEKDEKVLDWKTRYQIVLGTARGLAYLHEKCRDCIIHCDIKPENILLDVEFCPKVADFGLAKLMGREFSRVLTTVRGTRGYLAPEWISGVAITSKADVFSYGMMLFEVVSGRRNSGHTEEGKQKFFPTWAANVVVEGGDVLDLLDPRLDKNADAGELRRICRVACWCIQDNENHRPTMGQVVQILEGILDVNPPPVPRSLQFFVDNQENIVFFTESSSGQSSEPPSNTSTDSSQAKSPASSTDAKP encoded by the coding sequence ATGCTGCTAGTTTTCTTCCTGGCCTTCTCCCTCAACACGCGTCTCTCTTTTGGAGCTGACACCATCTCTGCAAACCAATCTCTGTCCGGGGATCAGACAATTGTCTCTGCAGGTGGGAATTTCGAATTGGGTTTCTACGCACCAGGTAACCCTTCCAAGTATTACATATGCATGTGGTACAAGAAAGTGTCCACTAGAACTGTAGCTTGGGTAGCTAATAGAGAATCACCCGTCTCAGATAACCGTTCCTCACAACTCAAAATCATAGATGGCAATTTGGTGCTTCTCAATGAGCGGAAACTCCAAGTTTGGTCCACCAATCAGAGCTCTACAACTTCGAATTCTGTTGTAGCAGTTCTTGGGGATGATGGTAATTTGGTTTTGAGAGAAGGGTCCAAATCCGATTCCACAGAACCAATTTGGCAAAGTTTTGATCACCCAACCGATACTTGGTTGCCTGGTGCCAAGATCTCATATAATTGGGTTACTAAAACCCATCAACGCCTGACTTCATGGAAGAATTCTGAAGATCCTGCTCCAGGGCTATTCTCTCTTAGTCTAGATGCAAATAAAAGTGAGTATCTTATAAGGCGGAATGGGACTGAACCCTACTGGACTAGTGGTCCATGGAATGGGCAGACTTTCAGCTCAGTTCCTGAACTGAAGAACATTATTcgttataaatataattttagctTTATCCACAACAAAAATGAGAGTTATTTCACATATTTTATCGATGATCCTTCAATAATTTCTAGATTTATCATGGATACATCCGGGCAAGTGAAGGGTGTCACATGGGTGGAGAACAGCAAGGCGTGGAATTTGTTTTGGTCTCAGCCGCAACGACAATGTGAAGTTTATGATTTATGTGGGGCATTTGGCACCTGCGATGAGATTATAAAACAAGCTTGTAGTTGTTTGAAAGGTTTCAGACCTAGGTCGGACAGTGACTGGAAATTGAATGATCATTCTGGTGGGTGTGTAAGGAATTCCCAATTGCAGTGCGAGACTTCTGGTGCTGCTAATAAAGAAAGAGATAGGTTTTGGAAGTATCCCGACATGAACTCGCCTGAAAATGCACAAACTGTGGCTGTTGGCAGTGAGGCAGAATGCGAAACTTCATGCTTGGGTAACTGTTCGTGCACAGCTTATGCTTATGACAGTAATGCTTGTTCGATTTGGATTGGCGAGCTTGTGAACGTGAAACTACTCTCAGGAAATGGAAAAACTCTTTATATTAAACTCGCTGCCTCTGAGTTTTCGAGTTCTAAAAATAACAAGGGTACTATTATTGGAGCTGTTGCTGGTTCCATTGTAGTGATAGCCCTCCTGGGTGTTGTTTTTGCGGTTTTCTGGCGGCGGCAAAGGAGGTCAGTTGGATCGACAAAAGCTGCAGAGGGTTCATTGATTGCATTCGGATACAGAGATTTGCAGCATGCAACCAAGAATTTCTCTGAGAAATTGGGGGGAGGAGGCTTTGGCTCTGTTTTTAAAGGGACATTACCTGATTCAACTGTTGTAGCTGTGAAGAAGCTTGAGAGCATCATCCAAGGAGAGAAGCAATTCCGAACAGAAGTCAGCACAATTGGAACTATCCAACATATCAATCTTGTTTGGCTTCGTGGGTTCTGCTCTGAAGGCAACAGGAAGTTGGTGGTGTATGATTATATGCAGAATGGCTCCTTGAATTCCCATCTTTTCCATGAAAAGGATGAGAAAGTTTTGGACTGGAAAACAAGGTACCAAATTGTACTGGGGACAGCTCGAGGGTTGGCTTATCTCCATGAGAAATGCAGGGACTGTATCATACACTGTGACATAAAGCCTGAAAACATCCTTTTAGATGTTGAATTCTGTCCAAAAGTTGCTGATTTTGGACTTGCAAAGCTTATGGGGCGAGAATTCAGCAGGGTTTTGACAACCGTAAGGGGAACAAGAGGCTATCTTGCACCAGAGTGGATATCTGGAGTAGCCATAACTTCCAAAGCTGATGTTTTCAGCTACGGTATGATGCTTTTTGAGGTTGTATCGGGAAGAAGAAATTCTGGGCACACCGAAGAAGGGAAACAAAAATTCTTCCCAACCTGGGCTGCAAATGTTGTCGTAGAAGGAGGCGATGTCCTTGACCTACTAGACCCCAGACTGGACAAGAATGCAGATGCGGGAGAGCTAAGGCGAATCTGTAGAGTTGCTTGTTGGTGCATCCAAGACAATGAGAACCATAGACCGACAATGGGTCAG